The Neorhizobium sp. NCHU2750 genome contains the following window.
GCGCTGATCTTGACGTCGGTCGCGCCCATCGCATCGGCAATCTGCTTGCCGATCGGCTGGGAATAGGTGTCCCAAGACTTGCGCACGTAATCGCCGACATCATAGTGGATCGATGGCTTCGGCAGGCCGAGCCAGTCCTTCTTGTCCGATAGCGTCAGGCGGTTGTCTGGATTGGCGAGGATTTCGTGCGCGGCGACGATATCGGCCGTGCAGGCGGTCATCCGGCGGATCTCTTCGTCCAGCGCCTTGCCGACGAGCCCCTTCTTCAGCGCCGCGAAGGTGACGAAGCGGTTGCGGCCGAAATTGTTGTAGCGGAAATAGGCGCCGGCATGTTCGGAGCGGAACGCGCCCTGCGACGTCTCCATGATCCCCGAATTGACGACCGGGCCGAGACCCGACCAGAAGGGCTCCTTGGTGGTGACCGTAAATGTGCGGGCCGGATGGTCCATCATGTTGCGGCCGACCTGGTCGGAGGAGTTGGCTACGCCGTTCGGGTTGCGCTCGTCCGTCGACATCAGGAGCAGTTTCGGGTTTTCAAGACCGTTGCAGGCGAGCACGAAGAGCTTGCCGGTGATCCGGTGCGTCTCCTTGTGCTGGTCGAGATAGTGGACCGCCTCGATCTTGTTCTGCGCCGATGTCTCGACCTTGTAGACGACGGAATCGACAAGCAGCGTCACGCCCTTCCTTTCCAGCCGGGCAAGCGAGCTTTCAGCATCGTATTTGGCGCCGACGGGACAGACGGGAACGCAATTATTGTTGGCGCAGCAGGCAGGCCGACCGTCATAGGGCATGCCGCTGTTGCGCGCCTGCGCGACCGGGATATTGGTATAGCCGAGCGTCTTGACGACTTCGGTGAACTTCTGTTCGCCCGGCGAGAACGGCAAGGCCGGCATCGGGTAGGCCGCCGAGCGGGCACCCGTCTGCGGCCATTGCAGCGCCCGGTCGGAGGGGCCGCAAATGCCGAGCTTGTGCTCAGTGCGGACGTAATAGGGCTCCAGCGTCTCGTAGTCGAAGGCCCAGTC
Protein-coding sequences here:
- a CDS encoding GMC family oxidoreductase, with the translated sequence MVTKNSADVVIVGTGVVGVVIAEQLIDQGHSVLMIEAGPRVTRAEVVENWRNAPLGVKGDTSVAYPPRPWAPHPTGAEKGDAAYLQFTGPDAYDQTFIRYAGGSTWHWAGTSWRLTPEDMRLHSLYGVGRDWAFDYETLEPYYVRTEHKLGICGPSDRALQWPQTGARSAAYPMPALPFSPGEQKFTEVVKTLGYTNIPVAQARNSGMPYDGRPACCANNNCVPVCPVGAKYDAESSLARLERKGVTLLVDSVVYKVETSAQNKIEAVHYLDQHKETHRITGKLFVLACNGLENPKLLLMSTDERNPNGVANSSDQVGRNMMDHPARTFTVTTKEPFWSGLGPVVNSGIMETSQGAFRSEHAGAYFRYNNFGRNRFVTFAALKKGLVGKALDEEIRRMTACTADIVAAHEILANPDNRLTLSDKKDWLGLPKPSIHYDVGDYVRKSWDTYSQPIGKQIADAMGATDVKISAKFANSKHIMGGTIMGRDASNSVVDIDCRAHDHENLFIPGGGAMASTACGNSTITMTALALKAADAIVDQMRGA